The Candidatus Margulisiibacteriota bacterium DNA window AAAAGATGAAATTGCTGAAACACGAAACCAGCCATGTGCCGGCGGATATGGCAAAGCTGGTCGGCGTTCATCCGCGCGACGTTTTTCTGGAGAAAAATATATTCACCGTTTTCAGGATTGTCGAGAAATCCGAGAATATGCAGTAGCGTGGATTTACCGGAGCCGCTCGCGCCCATGATCGCCACGAATTCACCCTGCCGGATAGTCAGATCAATGTCTTTTAGAGCTTGAAAACTGATCTTGCCGTTGGTGTAAGTCTTATTGATTTTTCGCAGCTCAAGCATAACCAGCGGCTATCTGGCAGTCCGCGCGCCGCCGCGGGCATTATTTCTGTTGGGCATAAATGGCGAACCGCTGGCCGCGCCGCCGGTCGCGCCCTGTCTTTCCGCGATGAGCACAATGTCGTTTTCGGTCAAGCCGGAGATTATTTCGATCTGGCCATTTTGCGCCAGACCGGTTTGCACCGGCGTTTTTTGCCGGCCGGCCGGCGTTTGGATAAAGACGGACGCGCTGCCGCCAGAATAAGTCAAGGCTCTTTCCGGTATCAGCAGTGCCCGGTCTTTTTGCCGGCGGATGATCTCGATATTGGCGCTCATGCCGGAACGGAAAATCGCCGGTATTTTGTCAGGCGTGATTTCCACGGTATAAATCGTCACATTGTTGACGACTGTGGACTCATAAGAAATTCTATTGATACGGCCGGCGATCTGCACATCGGGATAAGCATCCAGCGTGATCGCTGTTTTTTGGCCAACTTCCACTTTGCCGATGTCGGTCTCATCGATCTGCGCTTTGACGATGAGCGTGTCAGCCAGCACGAGTATTTTGGTGCTAGTGTTGACGGTCTGGCCGGGTTCTATCGA harbors:
- a CDS encoding HlyD family efflux transporter periplasmic adaptor subunit; the protein is MKKFWLALLIILVAVGGLRFYQKRQAQKNVVTYSEARPEYGVVREIISATGTVEPQNRLEIIPPISGRIDKIFVQEGTLVQAGEQLALMSSTDRAALLDTASTQGAEKVQYWSDVYKPTPILAPIAGRVIVRSIEPGQTVNTSTKILVLADTLIVKAQIDETDIGKVEVGQKTAITLDAYPDVQIAGRINRISYESTVVNNVTIYTVEITPDKIPAIFRSGMSANIEIIRRQKDRALLIPERALTYSGGSASVFIQTPAGRQKTPVQTGLAQNGQIEIISGLTENDIVLIAERQGATGGAASGSPFMPNRNNARGGARTAR